The window TGCCGTCTGTATCAAAAACACTGTTTGATTTCGTCTGTAAAACATCCGGATTTATCAGATACTCTTTTGAAGAAGTGTTTAAAATACCCAGTTCACTTTCCTTTGTCTTAACCAACATTGTCTTAAAAACGTACTGATGTGGAGCCAGCATGTAAAGCCTTGAAAAATACAGACGGTCAATTCCCGTGTCATAAGCTGTCAGCGACGGTAACTTTCCTTCAAAAACTACCGGTACCTTACCATCCGATACACTGAAATAAGGGTACAATACATTAATTGTCACACTGATAAAATCATACTTATAGTTGTTTAATCTAATGGTGTCTACCTTTACTGATTTAAAATCAGGAACTATGGTTGATAGCAGTAGAGGTGTTTTATGATGGCCTAAAAATATTGAGTCTCCGTGATGGCCTGCAAAATAATAACTATGGGCTGGAAGCAGAATCGTTTTTTGCTCTTGAGTAAGTGGACTGATTAAGTTTCTTTTAAAAAGTCCCTTACTATCATCAATATGAGGATAAAACATTGAAAATATAAACAATGCTGGTAAAGCCATAACTCCAGCAATGAAAACTGGTAATTTATTTTTATTGAAGGTTGATGCTCCATAGATGCCTATTATAGATGCTGCAACACATACCAAATTAAAAATCAGGTGGGTATTCCAGTCCATATTTTCCAGCACGCCGCCACAAGAGCAGGGGATGGAATCACTGTAATTTATGATTACGTAGATGTAAGCAGTAAAAGCAGTCATTAAACCTAACGATGCATAAAGTCCCGTTAAACGGAATCTCTTAAACAGGAGCATCAGAACGACGATCGACTCAGAAGCAATAGTTAGGTAGGAAACTATATTGCTGTATTGTCCAAACATGGGAGATTGTGCCAACTGTACCTGAAACATCTCAAAATCAATGAGCTTACTCGCACTGGCGTAAACAAATAATAGAATGAAAAAAGAGCTAACTGACAAGGTTGTGATGTGGGCAATATTTCTCATGGTAGTTTTTTTTAAAATTCGTTTATTAGACTCCAATCAATCTCCACTTTACTTTATTTCCACAATATTTAGGCATTATTTCTCCTTTTATTATGGTAACTGTGGTTTTAAAATTCCCCATACTTTCCCAAATGCCGCTTGCCGGACATGGTAAGCCTGTAGCAATTGATATGTTGGTATGAGGAATCATAGTCATATTTATTGGTTTATTTTTTTATCTGCCGCCAATTATCTCCGTCTCTTACTGGTTCATCAGGCTCATCAGGCGGATCGGGATACAGAGTTTCTCCACGAGATCCTGCGGAATCACTTCTCATCATTGTGTTATCATTAATCATGTCTGACGATATATGACTTGTAGATAAATCATCATCTCGCTGTATACAGTTTTGTAACAGAACTGCACTTGTCACTAAAGTTAAAATTGGGATAAACTTTCTCATTTTAATAATTTTAATTGGATTATCCCGGCCGGATTATATTAGAATTCTGTTGTCAAAATTATAGGACTGAAGACGACAAAAAAACTGTTCGAAGGTGCTATTTTAAAATAGATACGTATCAATTTTAAAATTGATACAACTATTAAATCGCTGTGAATACTTGAAAATCAGTACGCTGTGAAGTTTGATTCTTTGTAAATTTTTATTTCCTCAGAATCTGATTTATTTAAAATCAAAATCTTTACTTTTGAAATGGTGAGGTTTTTAAAATTAGCATATGAAAAAGTACAGGTACTTTCTGGTTCTGTTCTCTGCGTTTTCACATCTACTATTTTCGCAGCAAAAAAAGATTGAAACGTACAAAGAGATCAGAAAGAGCTATGAAAAAATGGCAATCGACGACATTAGAGCAATGCCGCAGGTTAGGTATTATATACAAAAAGCAAAAAAGGAGAAGAAGTTTCGCAAGTTAATTCAGGGATATCGCGATGGGAGACAGTTTGATTTGCAAAATAAAATCAAATACTCTGACAGTGCTATTCAGACAAGCTTAAAATATGGAACTAATCTGGATATAAGCAACGATTACTTGAGTAAAGGAATTATTTACTATTTCTATCAGAAAAAATACAAGTTAGCTTTAGATGAATATCTCAAGGCTCACCAGTATTCAAAAGGACTGAAAGATCAGTACAATCATTATAAAGTAATTTATCATTTAGGAATTGTAAAGACCCATTTAGGATATTTTGATGAAGCTCTTGAGCATTTTCAGGAGTGTTTGACTTTTTACAGTTCAAACCACTCCGAAAATCTTCATGTAAATGAGAAATTTAACTATAAAAAGGCATATCTAAACAGCCTTCACCAAATTACAGTAATAAACAGATATCTGAAAAATTTTGAAAAAAGTGATAGCCTGAGTAATTTAGGATATGAAATGACTGTAAATAATAAAGATTTCAGTCTTGAGAACAGTTATTTTCTAAAATGTAATGGGATTTCTGAATTTCATAATAAGCG is drawn from Chryseobacterium muglaense and contains these coding sequences:
- a CDS encoding MauE/DoxX family redox-associated membrane protein, whose product is MRNIAHITTLSVSSFFILLFVYASASKLIDFEMFQVQLAQSPMFGQYSNIVSYLTIASESIVVLMLLFKRFRLTGLYASLGLMTAFTAYIYVIINYSDSIPCSCGGVLENMDWNTHLIFNLVCVAASIIGIYGASTFNKNKLPVFIAGVMALPALFIFSMFYPHIDDSKGLFKRNLISPLTQEQKTILLPAHSYYFAGHHGDSIFLGHHKTPLLLSTIVPDFKSVKVDTIRLNNYKYDFISVTINVLYPYFSVSDGKVPVVFEGKLPSLTAYDTGIDRLYFSRLYMLAPHQYVFKTMLVKTKESELGILNTSSKEYLINPDVLQTKSNSVFDTDGNIVIDHEQKHIFYLPLYRSQIISTDFKLENIQRKNTLDSLSHIELETKTLENGQTKLLKSPPEINRAQTVANGKFYNVSRMRGKNESYRDFRKNDIIDVYGASSMRYLHSFYLKNDEKVKIRSILSTKHYLYVLAGNKITRYKYK